One region of Parambassis ranga chromosome 21, fParRan2.1, whole genome shotgun sequence genomic DNA includes:
- the wnt6b gene encoding protein Wnt-6 isoform X2 codes for MDPNSICRKAKRLVGKQAELCQTQPEIVREVAKGARLGVRECQYQFRYRRWNCTSHNKYFGKILQQDIRETAFVYAITAAGVTHAVTQACSMGDLLQCGCEATRNRAPPRPPSSSSSSISSSSGDGVKWEWGGCGDDVEFGYEKSKQFMDAKRRRGKSDIRTLIDLHNNEAGRLAVKLYMRTECKCHGLSGSCTLRTCWKKMPHFREVGDRLLERFNGASKVMGGNDGKTLIPVGQNIKPPDKQDLIYSDESPDFCLANRKTGSLGTRGRMCNSTAMDISGCDLLCCERGYREETVVFEENCLCRFHWCCVVQCKKCFVRKELSLCH; via the exons ATGGATCCCAACAGCATTTGCAGGAAGGCGAAGCGTCTGGTGGGGAAGCAGGCTGAGCTGTGCCAGACTCAGCCTGAGATTGTGAGAGAGGTGGCCAAAGGAGCCAGGCTGGGCGTCAGGGAGTGCCAGTACCAGTTCAGGTACCGCCGGTGGAACTGCACCAGCCACAACAAATACTTTGGGAAAATACTTCAGCAAG ATATCCGGGAAACAGCATTCGTCTATGCAATCACTGCAGCTGGTGTGACCCACGCCGTGACCCAGGCCTGCAGCATGGGAGACCTGCTGCAGTGTGGCTGTGAGGCAACCAGGAACAGAGCACCTCCAAGGCcgccttcatcctcctcatcctctatctcctcctcctctggagatGGGGTCAAATGGGAGTGGGGCGGCTGCGGAGATGATGTGGAGTTTGGTTATGAGAAGTCAAAACAGTTTATGGATGCCAAGAGGAGAAGGGGCAAAAGCGACATTAGGACGCTCATTGACCTGCACAACAACGAGGCAGGAAGGCTG GCAGTGAAGCTCTACATGCGGACTGAGTGCAAGTGCCACGGACTGTCGGGCTCGTGCACTTTGCGGACGTGCTGGAAAAAGATGCCTCATTTCCGTGAGGTGGGCGACCGCCTGCTGGAGCGCTTCAACGGCGCTTCTAAGGTGATGGGGGGCAATGACGGCAAGACCCTCATCCCTGTTGGCCAGAACATAAAGCCGCCGGACAAACAGGATCTGATCTACTCGGACGAGTCTCCGGATTTCTGTCTTGCGAATCGGAAAACAGGTTCCCTGGGAACGAGGGGCCGCATGTGCAACAGCACAGCCATGGACATCAGCGGCTGTGATTTGCTGTGCTGTGAGAGGGGCTACCGGGAGGAAACAGTGGTTTTCGAGGAGAACTGCTTGTGCCGTTTCCATTGGTGTTGCGTTGTTCAGTGCAAGAAGTGCTTCGTCCGAAAAGAGCTTAGTCTGTGTCACTGA
- the wnt6b gene encoding protein Wnt-6 isoform X1: MTVRLSRIQLALFFILLCPVNIIGLWWAVGSPLVMDPNSICRKAKRLVGKQAELCQTQPEIVREVAKGARLGVRECQYQFRYRRWNCTSHNKYFGKILQQDIRETAFVYAITAAGVTHAVTQACSMGDLLQCGCEATRNRAPPRPPSSSSSSISSSSGDGVKWEWGGCGDDVEFGYEKSKQFMDAKRRRGKSDIRTLIDLHNNEAGRLAVKLYMRTECKCHGLSGSCTLRTCWKKMPHFREVGDRLLERFNGASKVMGGNDGKTLIPVGQNIKPPDKQDLIYSDESPDFCLANRKTGSLGTRGRMCNSTAMDISGCDLLCCERGYREETVVFEENCLCRFHWCCVVQCKKCFVRKELSLCH, translated from the exons GGCGGTGGGCAGTCCACTGGTCATGGATCCCAACAGCATTTGCAGGAAGGCGAAGCGTCTGGTGGGGAAGCAGGCTGAGCTGTGCCAGACTCAGCCTGAGATTGTGAGAGAGGTGGCCAAAGGAGCCAGGCTGGGCGTCAGGGAGTGCCAGTACCAGTTCAGGTACCGCCGGTGGAACTGCACCAGCCACAACAAATACTTTGGGAAAATACTTCAGCAAG ATATCCGGGAAACAGCATTCGTCTATGCAATCACTGCAGCTGGTGTGACCCACGCCGTGACCCAGGCCTGCAGCATGGGAGACCTGCTGCAGTGTGGCTGTGAGGCAACCAGGAACAGAGCACCTCCAAGGCcgccttcatcctcctcatcctctatctcctcctcctctggagatGGGGTCAAATGGGAGTGGGGCGGCTGCGGAGATGATGTGGAGTTTGGTTATGAGAAGTCAAAACAGTTTATGGATGCCAAGAGGAGAAGGGGCAAAAGCGACATTAGGACGCTCATTGACCTGCACAACAACGAGGCAGGAAGGCTG GCAGTGAAGCTCTACATGCGGACTGAGTGCAAGTGCCACGGACTGTCGGGCTCGTGCACTTTGCGGACGTGCTGGAAAAAGATGCCTCATTTCCGTGAGGTGGGCGACCGCCTGCTGGAGCGCTTCAACGGCGCTTCTAAGGTGATGGGGGGCAATGACGGCAAGACCCTCATCCCTGTTGGCCAGAACATAAAGCCGCCGGACAAACAGGATCTGATCTACTCGGACGAGTCTCCGGATTTCTGTCTTGCGAATCGGAAAACAGGTTCCCTGGGAACGAGGGGCCGCATGTGCAACAGCACAGCCATGGACATCAGCGGCTGTGATTTGCTGTGCTGTGAGAGGGGCTACCGGGAGGAAACAGTGGTTTTCGAGGAGAACTGCTTGTGCCGTTTCCATTGGTGTTGCGTTGTTCAGTGCAAGAAGTGCTTCGTCCGAAAAGAGCTTAGTCTGTGTCACTGA